Proteins encoded by one window of Blautia faecicola:
- a CDS encoding PolC-type DNA polymerase III, producing the protein MMTEKEFLDVFPQLKVDPELESLLGEVKVMKVAINPQKDCLRVYVLSRQWIHKKHIYHLEAAIKEQFFANAPLQVKIIEKFQLSSQYTPENFLDVYRQSILLELKQYSALEYNMFYTAQITFSDPETMDLVMNDSVIARDREHELVRVLEKIFCERCGFNLKVHPAYRKPVESKSRKNSELRIQEEARQILLHSKVGNKNRDRDAEEDLSGQGVEAPFAEDRVIGADGKEQKPQGNAPQKIGADGGKQPAAAAGKGKDANKGGFRDRNGGRNSGRGNFQKGRYGDGPRPLKRSDNPDVIYGRDFDDDAITIDSIAGEMGEITIRGQVTSVEAREIRNEKTIYMFNITDFTDTITVKMFLHNEQVPEISGAIKKGAFLKLKGVTTIDKFDHEITIGSLAGIKKISDFTTSRMDNSPEKRVELHCHTKMSDMDGVTDASVLVKRAYKWGHPAIAITDHGVVQSFPEANHAYDDIVSDYRKQYQKDHPEATKDEMKQVYPPFKVIYGVEAYLVDDVKGMVTGSKGQSLDESYVVFDIETTGFSPVANRIIEIGAVRVEKGSIVDRFSVFVNPQVPIPFKIEQLTSINDSMVVDAETIEDVLPKFLEFSKGAVMVAHNAGFDMSFIIENCKRLGIEQEFTYVDTVGLARMLLPGLNRFKLDTVAKALNISLLNHHRAVDDAACTAEIFVKFIKMCKERDIFDLDALNEAGKLSEHTIKKLPTYHAIILATSEVGRVNLYRLVSKSHLEYYNRRPRIPKSVYLQYKEGLMIGSACEAGELFQAILRDEPESEIARLVEFYDYLEIQPIGNNMFMVRDENRDNVTCEEDLRDLNRRIVKLGEQFQKPVVATCDVHFIDPEDEVYRRIIMTGKGFSDADDQAPLYLRTTEEMLKEFEYLGAEKAEEVVITNPNKIADVCDRVCPIRDGKFPPVIENSDQMLRDICYNEAHAIYGPDLPEIVSARLERELNSIISNGYAVMYIIAQKLVWKSNEDGYLVGSRGSVGSSFVATMAGITEVNPLSPHYLCGECYYVDFDSDEVKEYSGRAGCDMPDKVCPRCGKPLKKMGFDIPFETFLGFKGNKEPDIDLNFSGEYQSKAHKYTEVIFGAGQTFRAGTIGTLADKTAFGYVKNYYEERGVHKRNCEIDRIVQGCTGIRRTTGQHPGGIIVLPFGEDINSFTPVQHPANDVNTDIITTHFDYHSIDANLLKLDILGHDDPTMIRMLEDITHFDAQQVPLDDQSVMSLFKSTEALGITPEDIGGCPLGCLGIPEFGTDFVIQMLLDTKPTSFSDLIRISGLSHGTDVWLGNAQTLIEEGKATISTAICTRDDIMIYLINKGLESELSFTIMESVRKGKGLKPEWEEEMKAHDVPDWYIWSCKKIKYMFPKAHAAAYVMMAYRIAYYKIFYPLAYYAAYFSIRASAFSYELMCMGRERLEYYMADYKKRSDTLTKKEQDTVKDMKIVQEMYARGFSFTEVDLYKAQAHRFQVVDGKLMPALDSIEGLGDKAADAVVLAARDGQFLSKDDFRQRTKVSKSVIDFMDDLHIFGDIPESNQISLFDFQ; encoded by the coding sequence ATGATGACAGAAAAAGAATTTTTAGATGTATTTCCCCAGTTGAAGGTGGATCCGGAACTGGAAAGCCTGCTGGGGGAAGTAAAAGTAATGAAAGTAGCGATAAACCCGCAGAAGGACTGTCTGCGGGTTTATGTTCTGAGTAGGCAGTGGATTCATAAAAAGCATATTTATCATCTGGAAGCGGCGATCAAAGAACAGTTTTTTGCCAATGCACCTCTGCAGGTGAAAATTATCGAAAAATTCCAACTCTCCAGCCAGTATACGCCGGAAAATTTCCTGGATGTGTACCGCCAGAGTATTCTGCTGGAATTAAAGCAGTACAGTGCACTGGAATATAACATGTTTTATACCGCACAAATCACATTCAGCGATCCGGAGACGATGGATCTGGTGATGAACGATTCAGTGATCGCGAGAGACCGGGAGCACGAACTGGTGCGGGTGCTGGAAAAGATTTTCTGTGAACGCTGTGGTTTTAACCTGAAAGTACATCCGGCGTATCGGAAACCGGTGGAAAGTAAGAGCAGAAAGAACAGTGAACTGCGGATCCAGGAGGAAGCCAGACAGATTCTGTTACATTCCAAAGTCGGTAACAAAAACCGTGACAGGGATGCAGAGGAAGATCTGTCCGGGCAGGGTGTGGAAGCCCCGTTTGCCGAAGACCGGGTGATCGGAGCCGATGGAAAAGAACAGAAACCACAGGGGAACGCACCACAGAAAATCGGTGCGGACGGTGGAAAACAGCCGGCAGCTGCGGCAGGAAAAGGGAAAGATGCGAACAAAGGCGGCTTCCGGGATCGGAACGGTGGAAGAAACAGCGGTCGCGGCAATTTCCAGAAAGGCCGTTATGGTGATGGTCCGCGCCCGCTGAAACGTTCGGACAACCCGGATGTGATCTACGGAAGAGATTTTGACGATGATGCGATCACGATTGATTCCATTGCCGGAGAGATGGGTGAGATCACGATCCGTGGACAGGTAACCTCCGTGGAAGCCAGAGAGATCCGAAACGAGAAGACCATCTACATGTTCAACATCACAGACTTTACCGACACGATCACGGTAAAGATGTTCCTGCACAACGAGCAGGTGCCGGAGATCAGCGGTGCGATCAAAAAAGGTGCTTTTCTGAAGCTGAAAGGTGTGACCACGATCGACAAGTTCGACCATGAAATCACGATCGGTTCCCTGGCGGGCATCAAGAAAATCAGTGATTTTACCACCAGCCGGATGGACAACAGCCCGGAAAAACGTGTGGAACTGCACTGCCATACAAAGATGAGTGATATGGATGGCGTTACCGATGCGAGTGTGTTGGTAAAACGCGCCTACAAATGGGGACATCCAGCCATCGCAATCACAGATCACGGGGTGGTACAGTCCTTCCCGGAGGCAAACCATGCGTATGACGATATCGTCAGCGATTACCGCAAACAGTACCAGAAAGATCATCCGGAGGCGACGAAGGATGAGATGAAACAGGTCTATCCGCCGTTTAAAGTCATTTACGGCGTGGAGGCATATCTGGTAGATGATGTGAAAGGCATGGTCACCGGAAGCAAGGGGCAGAGTTTGGATGAGTCATATGTCGTATTTGATATCGAGACAACCGGTTTCAGTCCGGTGGCAAACCGGATCATCGAGATCGGTGCGGTGCGTGTGGAAAAGGGTTCTATCGTGGATCGTTTTTCCGTCTTTGTCAATCCGCAGGTGCCGATTCCATTTAAGATCGAGCAGCTGACCAGCATCAATGACAGCATGGTGGTGGACGCGGAGACGATCGAAGACGTGCTGCCGAAATTCCTGGAATTTTCCAAAGGTGCGGTCATGGTGGCACACAATGCCGGATTTGATATGAGTTTTATCATCGAAAACTGCAAGCGGCTTGGCATCGAACAGGAATTTACCTATGTGGATACAGTAGGTCTTGCCCGGATGCTTCTGCCGGGACTGAACCGGTTCAAGCTGGATACAGTGGCGAAGGCGCTGAATATTTCCCTGCTGAACCATCACCGCGCGGTGGACGATGCGGCATGTACGGCGGAAATTTTTGTAAAATTCATTAAAATGTGCAAAGAACGAGACATCTTTGATCTGGATGCGTTAAATGAGGCGGGAAAACTCTCGGAGCATACGATCAAAAAACTGCCGACCTATCACGCGATCATTCTGGCAACCAGCGAGGTGGGACGTGTGAACCTGTATCGTCTGGTGTCAAAATCCCATCTGGAGTATTATAACCGGCGGCCGAGGATCCCGAAGAGTGTCTATCTGCAATACAAAGAAGGGCTGATGATCGGATCTGCCTGCGAGGCGGGAGAACTGTTCCAGGCGATTTTAAGGGATGAGCCGGAATCGGAGATTGCCCGTCTGGTAGAATTCTACGATTATCTGGAGATCCAGCCGATCGGCAATAACATGTTCATGGTGCGGGACGAAAACCGGGACAATGTAACCTGCGAGGAAGATCTGCGGGATCTGAACCGGCGGATCGTAAAGCTTGGTGAACAGTTCCAGAAACCGGTGGTTGCGACCTGCGATGTGCATTTTATTGATCCGGAGGATGAAGTTTACCGAAGAATCATCATGACCGGAAAAGGATTCAGTGATGCGGATGATCAGGCGCCGCTGTATCTGCGGACCACAGAAGAAATGTTAAAAGAATTCGAATATCTGGGAGCGGAGAAGGCGGAAGAGGTTGTCATCACAAACCCGAACAAGATCGCGGATGTGTGTGACCGCGTCTGCCCGATCCGAGACGGTAAATTCCCGCCGGTCATTGAAAATTCAGACCAGATGCTCCGTGATATCTGTTATAACGAGGCACATGCGATCTACGGACCCGATCTTCCGGAAATCGTATCGGCGCGTCTGGAGAGGGAGCTGAACTCCATCATCTCCAACGGGTATGCCGTTATGTACATCATCGCACAGAAACTGGTGTGGAAATCCAACGAGGACGGCTATCTGGTAGGTTCCCGAGGATCGGTAGGTTCTTCTTTTGTTGCCACGATGGCGGGAATCACGGAGGTAAATCCGCTGAGCCCGCATTATCTGTGCGGCGAGTGCTATTATGTGGATTTTGACTCGGACGAAGTGAAAGAATACTCCGGTCGTGCCGGTTGTGACATGCCGGATAAGGTATGCCCGCGGTGCGGAAAACCGTTAAAGAAGATGGGATTTGATATTCCGTTTGAGACGTTCCTTGGATTTAAGGGAAACAAGGAGCCGGATATCGACCTGAATTTCTCCGGTGAGTACCAGAGTAAGGCACACAAATATACAGAGGTTATCTTCGGTGCGGGACAGACCTTCCGTGCCGGAACCATCGGTACGCTGGCGGATAAGACAGCGTTCGGTTATGTGAAAAATTATTACGAAGAGCGTGGCGTGCACAAGCGAAACTGCGAGATCGACCGGATCGTACAGGGATGTACGGGTATCCGGCGAACCACCGGACAGCATCCGGGCGGTATCATCGTTCTTCCGTTCGGTGAAGATATCAATTCCTTCACCCCGGTACAGCATCCGGCAAATGATGTGAATACCGATATTATCACGACGCATTTTGATTACCATTCCATCGACGCGAACCTGCTGAAGCTGGATATTCTGGGACACGATGATCCGACTATGATCCGTATGCTGGAAGATATCACACATTTTGATGCACAGCAGGTACCGCTGGATGATCAGAGCGTCATGTCGTTATTTAAGAGTACGGAGGCACTGGGAATCACACCGGAAGATATCGGCGGATGCCCGCTGGGGTGTCTTGGCATCCCGGAGTTTGGTACGGATTTCGTTATCCAGATGCTTCTGGATACCAAACCGACCTCATTTTCCGATCTGATCCGTATTTCCGGTCTGTCGCATGGTACGGATGTATGGCTGGGCAATGCACAGACGCTGATCGAGGAAGGAAAGGCGACGATTTCCACGGCGATCTGTACCCGTGACGATATCATGATCTATCTGATCAACAAGGGACTGGAGAGTGAGCTTTCGTTTACCATCATGGAGAGTGTCCGTAAGGGTAAGGGACTGAAACCGGAGTGGGAAGAGGAGATGAAAGCCCACGATGTGCCGGACTGGTATATCTGGTCGTGTAAGAAGATCAAATACATGTTCCCGAAAGCGCATGCGGCGGCGTACGTTATGATGGCGTACCGGATCGCGTACTATAAGATCTTTTATCCGCTGGCTTATTATGCGGCTTATTTCAGCATCCGTGCTTCTGCATTTTCCTATGAACTGATGTGTATGGGACGGGAGCGTCTGGAATATTATATGGCAGATTATAAGAAGCGGAGCGACACACTGACGAAGAAAGAACAGGATACCGTAAAAGATATGAAAATCGTGCAGGAGATGTATGCGAGAGGATTTTCGTTTACGGAGGTGGATCTTTACAAGGCACAGGCACACCGGTTCCAGGTTGTGGACGGCAAGCTGATGCCGGCGCTGGACAGCATCGAAGGACTGGGAGATAAGGCGGCTGACGCGGTAGTGCTTGCG